Proteins encoded in a region of the Pseudonocardia sp. EC080619-01 genome:
- a CDS encoding AAA family ATPase has protein sequence MVEGFPACLSGDDLEIRFLLAVGRPYGATVLPIIWLFGTSGVGKSTVGYRMLTHLAAAGVTAAFVDADQLRLASGTRATEADLIAAALPPLIRNYQAHEAQVLIVAGLLDDIGHLTRLLPDVERPRVLAVQLEADSDTIRERVHRRGWLTELADDAVDYAHRIAPDLADLCLDTTGQTPTELAEQVTDAALTHIRQNSPNLATPARRPPTAATPPRRLVVITGPEGVGVSTAGFQTFSQLARAGEPVGYLDAHQLGFLGTDVRGDHLGPLRAANTRAVAGCLAHGGAQTVVISGDPRTIGLLIDAQHDELDNSDSPALFWLDASAAALAERISTRAQGDGPVIQGDHRIGLTDDALADAIAMAVRESHHGPRPRGARTIDTSDLDPRQVAEAMIASFFRDNRCPAPDS, from the coding sequence ATGGTCGAAGGCTTCCCCGCCTGCCTGTCGGGGGACGACCTCGAAATCCGGTTCCTCCTCGCGGTTGGTCGTCCCTACGGTGCGACCGTGCTGCCGATCATCTGGCTTTTCGGGACATCCGGGGTGGGGAAGTCCACCGTCGGCTACCGGATGCTGACCCACCTGGCCGCCGCAGGAGTGACGGCAGCGTTTGTCGACGCCGACCAGCTCCGGCTGGCCAGCGGAACCCGGGCCACCGAAGCTGACCTGATCGCTGCCGCGCTTCCCCCGTTGATCCGCAACTATCAAGCCCATGAAGCACAGGTACTCATCGTCGCCGGACTCCTCGACGACATCGGCCACCTGACTCGCCTGCTCCCAGACGTCGAGCGCCCACGCGTCCTGGCCGTGCAACTGGAGGCGGACAGCGACACCATCCGCGAGCGAGTGCACCGCCGCGGCTGGCTCACCGAGCTCGCGGACGACGCGGTGGACTACGCCCACCGGATCGCCCCCGACCTCGCCGACCTGTGCCTCGACACGACCGGGCAGACCCCCACTGAGCTCGCCGAGCAGGTCACCGACGCCGCATTGACCCACATTCGACAGAACAGTCCGAACCTCGCCACGCCTGCACGACGTCCGCCCACGGCCGCGACGCCGCCACGACGCCTGGTGGTGATCACCGGGCCAGAAGGAGTCGGCGTCTCCACCGCCGGGTTCCAGACGTTCTCGCAGTTGGCCAGGGCGGGCGAGCCGGTCGGCTACCTCGACGCCCACCAGCTCGGGTTCCTCGGAACAGACGTGCGCGGCGATCACCTCGGGCCACTGCGCGCCGCCAACACCCGCGCGGTCGCCGGCTGTCTGGCACACGGCGGCGCACAGACCGTCGTCATCAGCGGTGATCCTCGCACCATCGGGCTGCTGATCGACGCCCAGCACGACGAACTCGACAACAGTGACTCACCCGCGCTGTTCTGGCTGGACGCTTCCGCGGCCGCCCTCGCCGAACGGATCAGCACTCGGGCTCAAGGCGACGGCCCGGTCATCCAGGGCGACCACCGCATCGGCCTCACCGACGATGCGCTGGCCGACGCGATCGCCATGGCCGTCCGCGAGAGCCACCACGGCCCGCGCCCTCGCGGGGCCCGGACGATCGACACAAGCGACCTCGACCCACGACAAGTCGCCGAAGCGATGATCGCCTCGTTCTTCCGAGACAACAGATGCCCGGCGCCTGACAGCTAA
- a CDS encoding ATP-binding protein — translation MVVASGASRGTTNTAVGLDPEQADAGQLEDRRLPTSTLEGWRRFVHADPSSIELLAQEHWSGLSQTQRRDYDEARIAHHAELVVVATSAIAEVTEEGQLLTLMNQREIGARRGMMVSGAAATGKTTAIKQLGRVHELRTRARYPHAGERIPIVYVTCPPKGSPRKLAMEFARFLGLPPVGARQNVTDIADAVCRVLIDARTDLVIVDEIHNLNLHTSAGEDLSDHLKYFTEHLPATFVYAGIDVERSGVFTGTRGRQLAGRCSLIGTGPFPYDSEWRQLVAALEATLRLHHHQPGALVGQAKYLHARTGGMIGSLAHLTRAAAIRAILSGTEALTRSLLDRVRIDHAAESATRRASSTR, via the coding sequence ATGGTGGTAGCCAGCGGCGCCAGCCGTGGAACCACGAACACGGCGGTCGGACTCGACCCCGAGCAGGCCGACGCCGGGCAGCTGGAGGACCGCCGGCTACCCACCAGCACGCTGGAGGGATGGCGGCGGTTCGTCCACGCCGACCCCTCCAGCATCGAGCTCCTGGCCCAGGAGCACTGGTCGGGGCTGTCGCAGACTCAGCGGCGCGACTACGACGAGGCCCGCATCGCCCACCACGCCGAACTGGTCGTGGTCGCCACCTCGGCGATCGCCGAGGTCACCGAGGAAGGCCAACTGCTCACGCTGATGAACCAGCGCGAGATCGGCGCCCGACGCGGGATGATGGTCTCCGGGGCCGCGGCCACCGGCAAGACCACCGCGATCAAGCAGCTCGGACGCGTGCACGAACTTCGGACCCGGGCCCGCTACCCGCACGCTGGCGAGCGGATCCCGATCGTCTACGTCACTTGCCCACCGAAAGGGTCGCCGCGCAAGCTGGCCATGGAGTTCGCCCGCTTCCTCGGCCTGCCCCCGGTCGGAGCACGCCAAAACGTCACCGACATCGCCGACGCGGTCTGCCGGGTCCTCATCGACGCCCGGACCGACCTGGTTATCGTCGACGAGATCCACAACCTGAACTTGCACACCTCCGCCGGAGAAGACCTCTCCGACCACCTGAAGTACTTCACCGAGCACCTGCCCGCCACCTTCGTCTACGCCGGGATCGACGTCGAACGATCCGGTGTGTTCACCGGCACCCGCGGCCGGCAGCTGGCCGGACGCTGCTCGCTGATCGGCACCGGTCCGTTCCCCTACGACAGCGAGTGGCGCCAGCTCGTCGCTGCTCTCGAAGCGACGCTGCGGCTGCACCACCACCAGCCGGGCGCCCTGGTTGGGCAGGCCAAGTACCTGCACGCCCGCACCGGCGGCATGATCGGCAGCCTGGCCCACCTCACCCGCGCCGCCGCGATCCGGGCGATCCTCTCCGGCACCGAAGCGCTCACCCGTTCCTTGCTGGACAGAGTTCGCATCGACCACGCCGCCGAGTCCGCCACCCGCCGCGCCAGCAGCACCCGATGA
- a CDS encoding Mu transposase C-terminal domain-containing protein gives MLVGSLMADPSFELVTRQRPRPAEHATLELLPDEVRASALWWERHVVEVVTGVPPDAAPGTVPCPDYDPARHSLRQRELAKHAALAAAGHQVGLSTLKRLRRRYETDGLWGLVDQRHARAARGRAPGGRTDPRVVEATRRAIAEQTQRSTGTVDRLRRRVEQLLADDPQPPPMPAERTFYRLVARLSSGQHTFGSARTRRSLAKQPDGPFATVTVTRPGEWTQIDSTPLDVRVVLDDGTVDRVELTGLVDQATRTIAAAVLRPTTKAVDAALLLARAVTPEPMRPGWTDALRMTRSVLPHESLTSIDTRLAHAAARPVIVPETIVCDHGKAYLSATFRSACRSLGISLQPAHPDTPTDKPIIERTLGSIATLFAQYVAGYVGRSVEHRGHRAEQEAVWSMTELQALLDEWIVAVWQNRPHDGLRDPLTPGQALTPNERYAALVAVAGYVPVPLGHDDYIELLPVSWRAINSYGIKLGRRRYDSAALNPYRGQTSGVEAKNGRWEVHHDPYDISRLWVRNHHDEAPRFLEATWTHLRTTPVPFGEHIWAHAREILAARGRDPVTEAEIAEAAARLLDTAAYGPDRPELSGRPTTGSTRTRRIVGRTRATAGDRPAPDATTEPLPGPLTEDRITRDDTTEQDADVIALPLFDARKEADKWW, from the coding sequence ATGCTGGTCGGGTCGTTGATGGCCGACCCGAGCTTCGAGCTGGTCACCCGACAGCGGCCCAGACCGGCCGAGCACGCCACGCTGGAGCTGCTGCCCGACGAGGTGCGGGCGTCGGCGCTGTGGTGGGAGCGCCATGTGGTCGAGGTTGTGACCGGTGTCCCGCCCGACGCGGCGCCGGGCACCGTTCCGTGCCCGGACTACGACCCGGCGCGCCACTCACTGCGGCAGCGGGAACTGGCCAAGCACGCAGCCCTTGCCGCCGCCGGGCATCAGGTCGGGCTGTCCACGCTCAAGCGACTGCGGCGCCGCTACGAGACCGACGGGCTGTGGGGGCTGGTCGACCAACGCCACGCCCGCGCCGCCCGTGGGCGGGCACCGGGCGGACGTACCGACCCCCGTGTGGTCGAGGCGACCCGGCGAGCGATCGCCGAACAGACCCAGCGCTCGACCGGCACCGTGGACCGGCTGCGCCGCCGGGTCGAACAGCTACTGGCCGACGACCCTCAGCCGCCACCCATGCCGGCTGAGCGGACCTTCTACCGACTGGTCGCCCGCCTGTCCTCCGGTCAGCACACCTTCGGTTCGGCGCGCACCCGCCGGTCGCTAGCCAAACAGCCGGACGGGCCATTCGCGACGGTGACCGTGACCCGGCCCGGAGAGTGGACACAGATCGACTCCACCCCGCTCGACGTCCGCGTCGTGCTCGACGACGGGACCGTGGACCGAGTCGAGCTGACCGGGCTGGTCGACCAAGCCACCCGCACCATCGCCGCGGCGGTGTTACGGCCGACCACGAAGGCGGTCGACGCAGCGCTGCTCCTGGCCCGGGCGGTGACCCCGGAACCGATGCGCCCGGGCTGGACCGACGCGCTGCGAATGACCCGCTCGGTATTGCCCCACGAGAGCCTGACGAGCATCGACACGCGGCTCGCGCACGCCGCGGCCCGCCCGGTGATCGTGCCGGAGACGATCGTGTGTGACCACGGCAAGGCATACCTGTCGGCGACCTTCCGGTCCGCGTGCCGCTCACTGGGGATCAGCCTGCAGCCCGCACACCCCGACACCCCTACCGACAAGCCGATCATTGAACGCACCCTCGGATCGATCGCGACGTTGTTCGCTCAGTACGTCGCCGGCTACGTCGGGCGCAGCGTCGAACACCGCGGCCACCGCGCCGAGCAGGAGGCGGTCTGGTCGATGACCGAGCTGCAGGCCCTGCTCGACGAGTGGATCGTCGCGGTCTGGCAGAACCGCCCGCACGACGGTCTGCGCGATCCGCTGACCCCGGGCCAGGCGCTGACCCCGAACGAGCGCTACGCCGCCCTGGTCGCGGTCGCCGGCTACGTCCCGGTCCCACTGGGGCACGACGACTACATCGAACTGCTCCCGGTCAGCTGGCGGGCGATCAACTCCTACGGGATCAAGCTGGGCCGGCGCCGCTATGACAGCGCCGCGCTGAACCCCTACCGCGGTCAGACGTCCGGGGTGGAGGCCAAGAACGGCCGGTGGGAGGTCCACCACGACCCCTACGACATCTCCCGGCTTTGGGTGCGCAACCACCACGACGAAGCGCCGCGTTTCCTCGAGGCCACCTGGACTCATCTGCGCACCACTCCGGTCCCGTTCGGCGAGCACATCTGGGCCCACGCCCGCGAGATCCTCGCCGCCCGCGGCCGCGACCCGGTAACCGAAGCCGAGATCGCCGAGGCCGCCGCCCGCCTCCTCGACACCGCCGCCTACGGCCCCGACCGACCAGAACTGAGCGGGCGCCCCACTACCGGCTCGACACGGACCCGACGAATCGTCGGACGCACCCGCGCCACCGCCGGCGACCGGCCCGCCCCGGACGCCACGACCGAGCCTCTGCCCGGCCCCCTGACCGAGGACCGCATCACCCGCGACGACACGACCGAACAGGACGCCGACGTGATCGCGTTGCCACTGTTCGATGCCCGCAAGGAGGCCGACAAATGGTGGTAG
- a CDS encoding TnsA-like heteromeric transposase endonuclease subunit, whose translation MLDDGWAAESVAGELVTVLRGPSRLDDVEAEYVTAEGETRREPLARCWGRPFERVAPVRGFPSFRGQRNWPGLWWFASTGEHVGFESWVERDRVMAFDADPDIVGIASQPMWLSWADAGTGGSVRHAPDYFARRADGTGVLVDVRPNDRIDDRDAAVFAATARVCARVGWDYLRVGELDPVWAANLRWLAGYRHPRTARPAVAARLREVFAASAPLLAGAAKAGDRIATLPVLFGMLWRGELTAQVQTTRLGPTTIVGPGRLAGADKDREPILGSTG comes from the coding sequence GTGCTCGATGATGGATGGGCGGCAGAGTCGGTGGCTGGCGAGTTGGTGACAGTGCTGCGGGGCCCGTCGCGCCTGGACGACGTCGAGGCGGAGTACGTCACGGCGGAGGGGGAGACCCGGCGTGAGCCGCTGGCGCGGTGCTGGGGTCGACCGTTCGAGCGGGTAGCGCCGGTGCGTGGGTTTCCGTCGTTTCGGGGGCAGCGGAACTGGCCGGGGCTGTGGTGGTTCGCTTCGACTGGTGAGCATGTGGGCTTCGAGTCGTGGGTTGAGCGGGATCGGGTGATGGCCTTCGACGCCGACCCCGACATCGTCGGGATCGCGTCGCAGCCGATGTGGCTGTCCTGGGCTGATGCCGGTACCGGAGGCTCGGTGCGGCACGCCCCGGACTACTTCGCCCGCCGCGCCGACGGCACGGGGGTTCTGGTCGATGTCCGCCCGAACGACCGGATCGACGACCGCGACGCCGCTGTGTTCGCGGCCACGGCGCGGGTTTGCGCCCGGGTCGGCTGGGACTACCTCCGTGTCGGGGAGCTCGACCCGGTGTGGGCGGCGAATCTGCGCTGGCTGGCCGGCTACCGCCATCCCCGCACCGCCCGACCGGCGGTGGCGGCGCGCCTGCGCGAGGTGTTCGCTGCGTCGGCCCCGCTGCTGGCCGGAGCGGCGAAGGCCGGCGACCGGATCGCGACGCTGCCGGTGCTGTTCGGGATGCTCTGGCGAGGCGAACTCACGGCCCAGGTGCAGACCACCAGACTCGGCCCGACGACCATCGTGGGGCCCGGCCGATTGGCGGGCGCGGACAAGGACCGCGAGCCGATACTCGGGTCGACCGGGTGA